Part of the Bacteroidota bacterium genome, TTGGTATTTTTTATTCCGAAGAATGAACCCAGGTGCCCTGTCCATTTCACGTTAAGCCCGTCAGAAGTTCCAAGATAAGATTGCGGTGGCTGATTCAGGTGCATCACCGATACTCCCGCGTTAATGTGTTTTTGACTGTTGGCTGTCATGTATTTTTCCCCATCGCCATAACTCCACAAAATGCCCGCGCCAAAATCACCATACGCGAAAGATTGGCTTGAAAATTTTTCACCCGAAGGAGCACCCGGGTCATACACGCCTGAGGTGTATTGACTGTTCCATCTTAATCCATCGGGCGAAATGCTTTTTTCGGCAATGCCTCCGATAATTCCGCCCGAAAATACATTCTTGTCATTGAGCACGGCATGATAGGCGATACTAAGGTTTGCCTGAAACTGTTTTATGCTGCCATCCCCGGCTTTATCAGAAAACAGGGTGATGCCTGCGGCAAGCCCTTTCTTAAAAGTAGAGGTGGCATTTTTCACCTTCGTCCAGTTGGGTTGTGCAAATCTCATTTCAAACGTTGCCGCTGAGGTGCGGTAAGCATCCACTACACGCCACTGCTCTTTGTGCTGTAAGGTCGCCTGCAAATCTTTATAAGCCGCTGTGAGAGCAGGATTTACCGCGAGCGGTGAAAAATCATATTGGGAAAAATGAATATCCTGAGCAGCACCGATTACACTGATTAAAAAAAAGAGTACACCGATAAGAAATGTTGGCATACTGGAATATTGGAATGTTGGGATTACATCATCCTTCCATCCTTCCATCCTTCCATTCTTCCGTTTTTGTTTTCTTGTTTTCATGTCGTTGAATTTTTATTTTACCAAACTGATGTTTCCTTTTTGTTTAAATGTGTCCCCGTTGCTGAGTTGGGCTTCGAAGAAATAAACGAACACGGCAGTGTTCAGTGCTTGTCCCTTGTACATTCCGTCCCAGCAGTTTGAAAGGTCATCCGACTCAAAAACTTTTTCACCCCAGCGGTCATATACTTTCAGAACAAAACTGATAATGCAGGCGTTTTGCGGAACACAATACTGATCATTAGTCACATCCCCGTTCGGTGAAAAGGCATTTGGCAAAAGTGCGTCCAATGATTGGATGATACATGGAATTTCAATAGTAATTGTTACGCATGCACTGTCGGTGCAGCCGTTGGCATCAGTAACAACTACACAGTAAGCAGTAGTTTGCGCTGGTGTTGCCACAGGATTTGCGCAAGTAGTACAACTTAATCCGGAAGCAGGCGACCAGGAGTAGGTTCCCCCACCGCTGGTGGCAGTAAGTGTTGTGCTTGCACCGGTGCTAATAATAGTTGGACTGGCGTTAGCTGTTACGGTTGGTCCGGGTATTTGTGTAACGCTTACGGTTTGTGTTTTTATACATCCGTTGGCATCCGTTACTGTTGCGGTATAATTTCCTGCGGCAAGCCCGGTTGCTGCTGCAGTTGTTTGCCCGTTGGTCCAACTGTAAGTGTAAGGAGCAGTTCCGCTGCTGGCATTCGCTGTAGCGGTTCCGTTATTCACAGTACATCCGGTTTGAGTAGAAGAAGTGCTGAGCGTTAATGTGTTGA contains:
- a CDS encoding PorP/SprF family type IX secretion system membrane protein, with the translated sequence MKTRKQKRKNGRMEGWKDDVIPTFQYSSMPTFLIGVLFFLISVIGAAQDIHFSQYDFSPLAVNPALTAAYKDLQATLQHKEQWRVVDAYRTSAATFEMRFAQPNWTKVKNATSTFKKGLAAGITLFSDKAGDGSIKQFQANLSIAYHAVLNDKNVFSGGIIGGIAEKSISPDGLRWNSQYTSGVYDPGAPSGEKFSSQSFAYGDFGAGILWSYGDGEKYMTANSQKHINAGVSVMHLNQPPQSYLGTSDGLNVKWTGHLGSFFGIKNTNYSIGPSAIYMQQGKLTELTAGMRIKYKLKENSVYTGFIKSSAFTLGCYYRNRDAVIPFFMYEVDKYAIGISYDTNISGLTAATTGRGGFEISLRFNTPSAFLYQTKASFAQ